Proteins encoded within one genomic window of Syntrophales bacterium:
- the guaA gene encoding glutamine-hydrolyzing GMP synthase encodes MILIIDFGSQYNQLIARRVREHQVYCQIEPPDIAIEKIRDLKPEGVILSGGPASIYEKNAPRVDKGIFSLGVPVLGICYGLQFMVDALGGKVIASQKREYGLAELKVAENGGALLAGVAGKTNSWMSHGDRIGRLPQGFAVTAGTKNTEVAAAEDLKRRLYGLQFHPEVVHTVHGKKIIENFLFGICRCEKSWTMNAFIRDAIVDIQKTVGDKRVVLGLSGGVDSSVAAVLLQRAIGRRLTCVFVDNGLLRLDEGKKVREVFGKHFRMNLRFARAGKTFLERLKGVTDPERKRKIIGRTFIEVFDREANAIPDAKFLAQGTLYPDLIESHSAFGGPSAVIKSHHNVGGLPKHMKLKLVEPLKHLFKDEVRRLGKELGMSDELIWRQPFPGPGLAVRIVGEVTAKRLAVLRNADAALMEEIKAAGLYRELWQSFAVLLPIRSVGIMGDQRTYEDAIAIRAVTSEDAMTADWAKLPHELLGRISNRIINEVRGVNRVVYDISSKPPATIEWE; translated from the coding sequence ATGATTCTGATTATCGATTTCGGTTCCCAGTACAACCAGCTTATCGCCCGGCGCGTCCGTGAGCATCAGGTGTACTGCCAGATCGAGCCACCTGATATCGCGATTGAAAAGATTCGGGATTTGAAGCCCGAGGGGGTTATTCTCTCCGGCGGGCCGGCCAGCATCTACGAAAAGAATGCCCCGCGCGTCGATAAGGGTATATTTTCACTGGGCGTTCCGGTTTTGGGAATCTGCTATGGCTTGCAGTTCATGGTAGATGCCCTCGGCGGCAAGGTGATCGCCTCGCAAAAACGGGAGTACGGCTTAGCCGAGTTAAAAGTGGCGGAGAACGGAGGGGCGCTCCTGGCCGGAGTTGCCGGTAAAACCAATTCCTGGATGAGCCACGGAGACCGGATCGGGCGTCTGCCGCAGGGCTTTGCTGTTACCGCCGGTACGAAGAACACGGAGGTCGCCGCCGCTGAAGACCTCAAGCGCCGCCTCTACGGTCTGCAGTTTCACCCCGAGGTCGTCCATACCGTGCACGGAAAAAAGATCATTGAAAACTTCCTGTTCGGGATCTGCCGCTGTGAAAAGAGCTGGACAATGAACGCCTTCATCCGCGACGCGATCGTGGATATCCAAAAGACGGTCGGCGACAAACGGGTGGTGCTCGGTCTGTCCGGCGGGGTTGATTCCTCGGTCGCGGCTGTCCTGCTGCAGCGGGCGATCGGCCGCCGCCTCACCTGCGTTTTCGTTGACAACGGCCTGCTGCGCCTTGATGAAGGGAAAAAGGTGCGGGAGGTTTTCGGGAAGCATTTCCGGATGAACCTGCGTTTTGCCCGGGCGGGGAAGACGTTTCTGGAAAGGCTGAAGGGGGTAACCGATCCGGAACGCAAGCGCAAGATTATCGGCCGCACCTTTATCGAGGTGTTCGACCGGGAGGCCAACGCTATCCCGGACGCGAAGTTTCTTGCCCAAGGCACCCTCTACCCCGACCTGATTGAGTCGCACTCGGCCTTCGGCGGGCCGAGCGCCGTCATCAAATCCCACCACAACGTGGGCGGATTGCCGAAACACATGAAGCTGAAACTCGTCGAACCGCTGAAGCACCTCTTCAAGGACGAGGTGCGGCGGCTGGGGAAGGAGCTCGGGATGTCCGACGAGCTGATCTGGCGGCAGCCTTTTCCCGGACCCGGACTCGCCGTGCGGATTGTCGGCGAGGTCACCGCCAAAAGGCTCGCGGTGCTGCGCAACGCCGATGCGGCGCTGATGGAAGAGATCAAGGCGGCGGGGTTGTATCGGGAGCTCTGGCAGTCGTTCGCTGTTTTGCTGCCGATCCGCAGCGTCGGGATTATGGGCGACCAGAGAACCTACGAGGATGCGATTGCGATCCGGGCGGTGACGAGCGAGGACGCGATGACCGCCGATTGGGCGAAGCTCCCGCATGAGCTCCTGGGGCGCATTTCCAACCGGATCATCAATGAAGTGCGCGGCGTCAACCGGGTAGTCTATGACATCAGCTCGAAGCCGCCCGCCACCATCGAATGGGAGTGA
- the carA gene encoding glutamine-hydrolyzing carbamoyl-phosphate synthase small subunit: MFEKRQKTALLVLDDGSVYRGEAFAGAGEMLGEVVFNTGMTGYQEIVTDPSYKGQIVVMTYPLIGNTGINPDDMESAGIHLEGFIVREYQDIPSNWRSREDLKTFLERHGKLGVEGIDTRALTRRIRTAGAMRGILTTETDDVDALLARVRAYPGLVGRDLVREVSCQTPYLWKAELNVHKNGNPHKITATGEVATSGEEKPFGVTEPESAGDTAVLPGAVSRRRVVVLDCGVKYNILRNLEKRGCEVLVFPATTTHDAILALRPDGVLLSNGPGDPAALPYIVETVKNLLGKVPIFGICLGHQILGQAVGGRTAKLKFGHHGINQPVRNMHSGKVEITSQNHGFVVLPESLPEGRTKQSLMSINRQENLNDCTSEGLLYPELSAFSVQYHPEAAPGPHDASYLFDEFIKLMEKE; the protein is encoded by the coding sequence ATGTTTGAAAAAAGACAAAAAACTGCGCTGCTGGTCCTTGACGACGGCAGCGTTTATCGGGGCGAGGCCTTTGCCGGCGCCGGCGAGATGCTGGGAGAGGTCGTCTTTAATACCGGCATGACCGGCTATCAGGAGATCGTGACCGATCCCTCGTACAAGGGGCAGATCGTCGTCATGACCTACCCGCTGATTGGCAATACCGGCATTAATCCCGATGACATGGAATCCGCAGGCATACATCTGGAGGGCTTTATCGTCCGGGAGTATCAGGATATTCCCAGCAACTGGCGGTCCCGGGAGGATTTGAAGACATTTCTCGAGCGCCATGGCAAGCTTGGCGTGGAAGGAATCGACACCCGCGCCCTGACCCGCCGTATTCGCACCGCGGGGGCGATGCGGGGGATTCTCACGACCGAAACAGACGACGTTGATGCCTTGCTTGCGCGCGTGCGTGCGTATCCGGGGCTGGTCGGACGCGATCTGGTGCGGGAGGTGAGCTGTCAAACTCCCTATCTCTGGAAAGCGGAGCTTAATGTTCATAAAAACGGCAATCCCCATAAGATAACGGCAACAGGCGAGGTTGCCACGTCCGGTGAGGAGAAGCCTTTTGGTGTCACGGAACCGGAATCAGCGGGCGATACAGCCGTCCTTCCCGGGGCTGTCTCCCGGCGTCGCGTCGTGGTGCTTGATTGCGGTGTAAAATACAACATCTTGAGGAACCTGGAGAAACGGGGGTGCGAGGTGCTGGTTTTTCCGGCCACAACGACACACGACGCAATCCTCGCCCTGCGGCCGGACGGGGTTCTTTTGTCCAACGGACCCGGCGATCCGGCGGCCCTGCCGTACATCGTCGAGACAGTGAAAAACCTGCTGGGAAAGGTGCCTATTTTCGGCATCTGTCTCGGCCATCAGATCCTGGGGCAGGCGGTTGGCGGCCGGACAGCGAAGCTGAAGTTCGGCCATCACGGGATTAATCAGCCTGTGCGCAACATGCACAGCGGAAAGGTGGAAATAACCTCGCAGAATCACGGCTTTGTGGTACTGCCCGAGTCGCTTCCCGAGGGCAGAACAAAGCAAAGCTTAATGTCCATAAACCGCCAGGAAAACCTCAACGATTGCACATCGGAGGGTCTTCTCTATCCGGAGCTTTCCGCCTTCAGCGTTCAGTACCATCCAGAGGCGGCGCCGGGTCCGCACGACGCCTCGTATCTGTTTGATGAGTTCATCAAGCTCATGGAGAAGGAGTAA
- the purF gene encoding amidophosphoribosyltransferase has translation MYDAEDTARPREECGVFAVYGHKDAARVAFFGLFALQHRGQESAGITSADGCHVWEHKGMGLASEVFHEDVLSKLPGNLAIGHVRYSTTGSSVLSNAQPFLVHHADEYYALAHNGNIVNALALRAELEQKGAIFQSTMDSEVIVHLMAPYLKEGLEVALTKALSRVEGAYSIVMLTRNRIIAFRDPRGFRPLSLGTLNGGWAVASETCAFDLVGAKYIRDIEPGEMMFIDETGLHSMKPFAPVKPAHCIFELIYFSRPDSNVFGRNVYMCRKRLGRNLAREYRPDVELVMPFPDSGNYAAIGYAEESKIPFEMGMIRNHYVGRTFIQPSQIMRDFGVQVKLNPVTQLLEGKKILIIEDSVIRGTTSRNRVRRLRECGVKEIHMAVSCPPTRNPCPYGIDFSVRGELIAVGKATEEEIAAFIGLDSIHYLSIAGMIDAMELPGDNFCLACYNGAYPVPPPEKFGKFCLEDAH, from the coding sequence ATGTATGATGCCGAGGATACGGCGAGACCACGCGAGGAGTGCGGGGTCTTTGCGGTCTATGGCCACAAGGATGCGGCGCGGGTTGCGTTTTTCGGCCTTTTTGCCCTGCAGCACCGCGGGCAGGAAAGCGCGGGGATTACCTCTGCCGACGGCTGTCATGTCTGGGAACACAAGGGGATGGGGCTGGCCTCGGAGGTTTTTCACGAGGATGTCCTCTCGAAACTTCCCGGCAACCTGGCGATAGGCCATGTCCGCTACTCTACCACCGGCTCTTCGGTGCTTTCCAATGCCCAGCCTTTTTTGGTGCATCACGCCGACGAGTACTACGCGCTTGCCCATAACGGCAATATTGTCAATGCCCTGGCGCTAAGGGCGGAGCTGGAACAGAAGGGGGCGATTTTCCAGTCCACGATGGATAGCGAGGTGATCGTCCATCTGATGGCACCCTACCTGAAAGAAGGTCTGGAGGTGGCCCTGACGAAGGCTCTGTCTCGCGTTGAGGGAGCCTACAGCATCGTGATGCTGACCAGAAACAGGATTATCGCCTTCCGTGATCCCCGGGGCTTCCGGCCGCTGTCGCTGGGAACCCTCAACGGCGGCTGGGCCGTGGCGTCCGAGACCTGCGCGTTTGATCTGGTCGGGGCAAAGTACATCCGCGACATAGAGCCGGGAGAGATGATGTTCATTGACGAAACCGGCCTGCACAGCATGAAGCCGTTTGCCCCGGTCAAGCCGGCTCATTGTATCTTCGAACTGATCTATTTTTCCCGCCCGGACAGCAACGTCTTCGGCAGGAACGTCTATATGTGCCGCAAACGGCTGGGGCGCAATCTGGCGCGGGAGTACCGTCCGGACGTAGAGCTGGTGATGCCGTTTCCCGATTCGGGGAATTACGCAGCGATTGGCTATGCGGAGGAAAGCAAGATTCCCTTTGAAATGGGGATGATAAGAAATCATTATGTCGGCAGAACCTTCATCCAGCCCAGTCAGATCATGCGGGATTTCGGCGTGCAGGTGAAGCTCAACCCGGTTACCCAGTTGCTCGAAGGCAAAAAAATCCTGATCATCGAGGATTCCGTTATTCGGGGAACGACCAGTAGAAACCGGGTGCGCCGCCTGCGCGAATGCGGGGTGAAGGAGATCCACATGGCGGTGAGCTGTCCGCCGACCCGCAACCCCTGTCCGTACGGGATCGATTTTTCGGTGCGCGGCGAACTGATCGCCGTCGGGAAGGCAACCGAAGAGGAAATTGCGGCGTTTATCGGTCTCGACAGCATTCACTACCTGTCCATCGCCGGGATGATTGATGCTATGGAGCTTCCGGGGGATAATTTTTGTCTGGCCTGTTACAACGGCGCCTACCCCGTGCCCCCGCCTGAAAAATTCGGGAAATTCTGCCTGGAAGACGCCCACTAA
- the carB gene encoding carbamoyl-phosphate synthase large subunit codes for MPKRTDLKKILIIGSGPIIISQACEFDYSGTQACKALTEEGYEVVLVNSNPATIMTDPETADRTYIEPITPEVLEKIIEKERPDALLPTLGGQTGLNTAVAVAESGVLEKYGVEMIGASLAAIHKAEDRQLFRAAMEKIGLKVPKSGFARTMEEVFAVSAEIGFPIIIRPSFTLGGTGSGVAYNREELAAIAKGGLDASLIHEIMLEQSALGWKEYELEVMRDRADNVVIICSIENLDPMGVHTGESITVAPAQTLTDVEYQIMRDAAIAVIREIGVETGGSNVQFALHPETGEMIVIEMNPRVSRSSALASKATGFPIAKIAAKLAVGYTLDELRNDITRETMASFEPTLDYCVVKIPRWTFEKFPETEDFLTTSMKSVGETMAIGRTFRESLQKAIRSLEIKRFGLLDGPAEEKDCSPEELEQKLQKPNSLRLFYIAIAFSRQMTIERIHELTMIDLWFLRQIQSLVVAEEELRREGFSTDNLHAAKRLGFADRYLGALWDLSEEEIRARRYAAGIVPVYQLVDTCAAEFEAFTPYYYSTYETETETRPSGKKKIMIIGGGPNRIGQGIEFDYCCVHASYAIREEGLESIMVNSNPETVSTDYDTSDRLFFEPVTLEDVLHILKEEKPEGVIVQFGGQTPLNLARSLEQAGAPILGTSPDAIDRAEDRKRFQEIVRRLDLLQPDNDTAMTEEEAVSVAGRIGYPVLVRPSYVLGGRSMEIIYDEASLRLFMGRALEVSAGHPVLIDKFLEDAIEADVDAISDGKTTVVAGIMEHIEEAGIHSGDSACVLPAMTFSPEILAKIESQTKAIAAELHVIGLMNIQYAIKDNKLYLLEVNPRASRTVPFVSKATGVPLAKLATKVMLGKTLEELGFTVPVRPDYISVKEAVFPFNRFPDVDILLGPEMKSTGEVMGIDHSFGLAFAKSQMAAGFQIPLSGKVFLSVHDFYKERIVPVARSFSAMGFKIVATGGTAATLRAHGVLVETVNKVSEGRPHVVDHIKNGELQIVINVSLGRRSSLDAYHIRRGALLYNVLYTTTLSGARALAEAVHALKQEAWGVAPLQEYHRKQQVDGYQFTVNGRCEPSPVNRQPETGNRKP; via the coding sequence ATGCCGAAAAGAACCGACCTGAAAAAAATACTGATCATCGGCTCCGGGCCTATCATCATCAGCCAGGCCTGCGAGTTTGACTATTCCGGCACCCAGGCGTGCAAGGCTCTCACAGAGGAGGGCTATGAGGTGGTGCTGGTCAACTCCAACCCGGCGACGATCATGACCGACCCGGAAACGGCAGATCGCACCTATATAGAACCTATTACGCCAGAAGTTCTTGAAAAGATTATTGAAAAAGAAAGACCGGATGCGTTGCTGCCTACCCTCGGCGGGCAGACCGGCCTGAACACGGCGGTTGCGGTCGCGGAGTCGGGGGTACTGGAAAAATACGGCGTCGAGATGATCGGGGCGTCGCTTGCGGCCATCCACAAGGCGGAGGATCGGCAGCTCTTTCGTGCCGCGATGGAAAAGATCGGCCTGAAGGTTCCCAAAAGTGGGTTTGCCCGGACGATGGAAGAGGTTTTTGCCGTTTCCGCCGAGATCGGGTTCCCCATCATTATCCGCCCTTCGTTCACCCTTGGCGGGACGGGCAGCGGGGTAGCATACAACCGCGAAGAGCTCGCCGCCATCGCCAAGGGCGGTCTCGATGCTTCGCTCATCCACGAGATCATGCTGGAGCAGTCCGCCCTCGGCTGGAAGGAGTACGAACTCGAGGTGATGCGCGATCGCGCAGACAACGTCGTCATCATCTGTTCGATTGAGAATCTCGATCCGATGGGCGTGCACACCGGCGAATCGATTACCGTAGCCCCGGCTCAGACGCTGACCGACGTCGAGTACCAGATAATGAGGGATGCGGCAATCGCGGTCATCCGGGAGATCGGCGTGGAGACCGGGGGGTCGAACGTCCAGTTCGCGCTCCATCCGGAAACCGGCGAGATGATCGTCATCGAGATGAACCCCCGCGTTTCCCGTTCGTCCGCCCTTGCCTCGAAGGCGACGGGTTTCCCGATTGCGAAGATCGCCGCGAAGCTGGCCGTCGGCTACACGCTTGATGAGCTTCGAAACGACATAACCCGCGAAACGATGGCGTCCTTCGAGCCGACGCTCGATTACTGCGTCGTCAAAATTCCCCGCTGGACATTCGAGAAGTTTCCGGAAACAGAAGATTTTTTGACAACGTCAATGAAGTCGGTCGGCGAGACGATGGCGATCGGCCGCACCTTTCGCGAGTCCCTGCAAAAGGCGATCCGCTCGCTGGAAATCAAGCGCTTCGGTCTGCTGGACGGCCCGGCAGAGGAAAAGGACTGTTCTCCCGAGGAGTTGGAGCAGAAGCTGCAGAAACCTAATTCGCTACGGCTTTTCTATATCGCGATTGCGTTCAGCCGCCAGATGACTATTGAACGAATACATGAACTTACGATGATTGACCTCTGGTTTTTGCGCCAGATACAGTCGCTTGTGGTGGCCGAAGAAGAACTCCGGAGGGAGGGGTTCTCAACCGATAACCTTCACGCCGCAAAACGGCTTGGCTTTGCCGACCGTTATCTCGGCGCCCTCTGGGATCTCTCCGAGGAGGAAATCCGCGCTCGTCGCTATGCCGCAGGAATCGTTCCCGTTTACCAGCTTGTTGACACCTGCGCGGCGGAATTCGAGGCCTTTACCCCGTATTATTATTCGACCTACGAAACCGAAACCGAGACGCGGCCCTCCGGGAAAAAGAAGATCATGATCATCGGCGGCGGCCCGAACCGGATCGGTCAGGGGATCGAATTCGATTACTGCTGCGTCCATGCCTCGTATGCGATTCGAGAGGAGGGGTTGGAGAGCATCATGGTAAATTCCAACCCGGAGACGGTCAGCACCGACTACGACACCTCGGATCGGCTCTTTTTCGAACCGGTAACGCTCGAGGATGTATTGCATATTCTGAAGGAGGAGAAGCCCGAAGGAGTGATCGTGCAATTCGGAGGGCAGACCCCGCTAAACCTGGCCCGCAGTCTGGAGCAGGCGGGGGCGCCGATTCTGGGCACCTCACCCGACGCGATCGACCGTGCGGAGGATCGGAAGCGTTTTCAGGAGATTGTGCGGCGACTGGATCTGCTTCAGCCGGACAACGATACGGCGATGACTGAGGAGGAGGCGGTAAGCGTTGCCGGCCGCATCGGTTACCCGGTTCTGGTGCGCCCCTCTTACGTACTCGGCGGACGTTCGATGGAAATCATCTACGACGAGGCGAGTCTTCGGCTGTTCATGGGGCGGGCGCTGGAGGTTTCCGCCGGCCATCCAGTGCTGATCGACAAGTTTCTCGAGGATGCAATCGAGGCCGATGTCGATGCGATCAGCGACGGAAAAACAACGGTTGTAGCCGGAATCATGGAACATATCGAGGAAGCGGGCATCCACTCCGGCGACAGCGCCTGCGTCTTGCCGGCGATGACCTTTTCCCCGGAAATTCTCGCCAAGATTGAGAGTCAGACCAAGGCGATTGCCGCCGAACTCCATGTTATCGGCCTGATGAATATCCAGTACGCAATCAAGGATAACAAACTGTACCTGCTGGAGGTGAATCCCCGGGCGTCGCGCACCGTGCCGTTTGTCAGCAAGGCCACCGGAGTGCCGCTGGCCAAACTGGCGACGAAGGTCATGTTGGGGAAAACACTGGAGGAACTGGGCTTCACAGTGCCGGTGCGCCCCGATTATATTTCTGTAAAAGAGGCGGTTTTTCCGTTCAACCGTTTCCCCGACGTCGATATCCTGCTCGGCCCGGAGATGAAATCAACGGGCGAGGTGATGGGCATCGACCACTCCTTCGGCCTGGCCTTCGCCAAATCGCAGATGGCCGCCGGGTTCCAGATTCCCCTCTCGGGCAAGGTGTTTTTGAGCGTGCATGATTTCTACAAGGAACGCATCGTTCCCGTCGCGCGCTCCTTTTCAGCAATGGGATTCAAGATCGTCGCAACCGGCGGAACGGCGGCAACATTGCGCGCGCATGGGGTTTTGGTTGAAACAGTCAATAAGGTCAGCGAGGGCCGTCCCCACGTCGTCGATCATATCAAGAACGGCGAACTCCAGATTGTGATCAACGTCAGTCTGGGCCGGCGTTCCTCCCTGGATGCCTACCATATAAGGCGCGGAGCTCTCCTGTACAATGTCCTCTACACAACAACCCTCTCCGGCGCCCGGGCGCTTGCCGAGGCGGTCCACGCCCTTAAGCAGGAAGCGTGGGGGGTGGCGCCGCTGCAGGAGTATCACAGGAAACAACAGGTTGACGGTTACCAGTTTACGGTTAACGGGCGCTGTGAACCGTCACCCGTCAACCGTCAACCGGAAACCGGAAACCGGAAACCGTGA
- a CDS encoding McrC family protein encodes MSNVIQVFEHTTLPVRGSFTHDHFKRLVQYNERHGNRFFAVGFDRIHFRNYVGVIQVGNLTIEILPKADKDPDSSTQKKKWQGALIEMLRQSGFIRVASMSDARLRLRSSSLLDIYFESFLAEVDELVHHGLVRKYRQTCGNLPTLKGRIIFQQHLAKNIVHRERFFTAHVFYDRNNPFNQILRVALDVLVRVSPNPHLVAFAHNLAILFEDVDVLKVTERTFSRLPYTRNTEHYRKALQLARLIILNYNPDVCGGREDVLAILFDMNTLFEHFVYVQLKRAEMKQTFRRISFKAQVSRPFWSADNMQKAIRPDIIAQIDTGSNYERVVMDTKWKIPGDGKPGDADLQQMHAYNVQFGANRSFLLYPRVGNQANIQGRYFQGKALQPSFNHNCGMVFLELFDGHKLRGDLGKDIVAILTNAELL; translated from the coding sequence ATGAGTAATGTCATCCAGGTGTTCGAACACACAACACTGCCAGTGAGGGGGTCGTTTACCCATGACCACTTCAAACGTTTGGTGCAGTACAACGAACGGCATGGCAATCGGTTCTTTGCGGTCGGATTCGATCGCATCCATTTCCGGAACTATGTTGGCGTCATCCAGGTTGGAAACCTGACCATAGAGATTCTGCCCAAGGCAGACAAGGATCCTGACTCGTCCACCCAGAAAAAGAAGTGGCAGGGCGCTCTGATCGAAATGCTCCGTCAATCAGGATTCATCCGGGTGGCATCGATGTCGGATGCCAGGTTGAGACTGCGGTCGTCCTCGTTACTCGATATCTACTTCGAGTCTTTTCTGGCGGAAGTCGATGAGCTTGTGCATCATGGTCTGGTTCGGAAGTATCGCCAAACCTGCGGGAATCTCCCTACCCTGAAAGGGCGTATAATCTTTCAACAGCACCTGGCCAAGAATATTGTCCATCGCGAGCGGTTCTTCACGGCCCACGTGTTCTATGATCGCAACAACCCGTTCAACCAAATATTGCGTGTCGCGCTGGATGTGCTTGTTCGCGTTTCACCCAATCCGCATTTGGTCGCTTTCGCACATAACCTTGCTATTCTGTTCGAGGATGTTGACGTCCTTAAAGTTACGGAACGGACGTTCAGCCGCCTCCCCTACACCCGGAACACAGAACATTACCGCAAGGCGCTGCAACTCGCCCGCTTGATCATACTGAACTATAATCCCGACGTTTGTGGCGGCAGGGAGGATGTCCTGGCGATCCTGTTCGATATGAATACCCTGTTCGAACATTTTGTCTACGTTCAGCTTAAGCGGGCAGAAATGAAACAGACGTTCCGTCGGATCTCGTTCAAGGCTCAAGTATCCCGCCCATTCTGGTCTGCCGATAATATGCAGAAGGCCATCCGTCCCGACATCATTGCCCAGATCGATACCGGTTCCAATTACGAGCGGGTCGTCATGGATACCAAATGGAAAATTCCAGGCGATGGTAAACCAGGCGATGCCGATCTGCAGCAGATGCACGCGTACAACGTCCAATTCGGTGCAAACCGAAGCTTTCTTCTTTATCCGAGAGTCGGCAACCAAGCGAATATTCAGGGGAGGTATTTCCAGGGCAAAGCACTTCAGCCATCTTTTAACCACAACTGTGGTATGGTATTTTTAGAACTGTTCGACGGTCATAAACTACGAGGCGATCTTGGAAAAGACATTGTCGCTATACTGACCAATGCCGAATTACTTTGA